The Pirellulales bacterium genome segment ACGGTCGACGAGTGCGAGATCTGGTGTTCTCTCATGCGCGAGCTGGTCACAATCGGCGCGGACGCCGTGCCGCAAATCGGCGCCGAGCTCGATGCGACCAACGAACAGCGCATGATCCGCCGGTTGGGTTTCGCGCTACGTGCGATCAATGACCCGCGCGCCGTGCCGGCCCTGATCCGCGCGATTCCCAAGACGCTGCAACCACCGCTGAGCGATTACGGGCTGATCGTGGCCGACGCGGATCTGACCGCGTTCATGCAAAAACATCAGATCAATCCGGTCGTGGGCGGCCAATATTTCGACTTCGGTCGCCCGGTGCGAGAGGTCTTCAGCGCCCTGCACACTCTGACCGGTAAGAAGTTCGGCGACGATACGCTCTTTGGCATGATGCGCGGCAAGAACACCATCGCGCTGGCCGAACAGCAGAAGCGCTACCACCGCCAGGCCGAACGCTGGCAGGCATGGTGGGAGGAGCATTGGCAAGAAAAAACGACAGACGAGGCGTACGCCAAGGTGAACCTCCCGCCGGCCGAAGAGATCGCGATTCCACCGGTCATTGCGCTGGGACCGTCGGCGACCACGGATGGTGGAACGCGGGGGGCCACGCTCTCGCCGCCGGGCGAAAGTGGCGGTACGTTTCTTGATCTCGATACGGGGCTCGACCCCAAGTGGCCGCTGCACATTCCCGAGAACGAAGCGGCGGATCACGAACGCGAGATCGCCCTGTGGGCCGCGCAAAACGGCGTCGACTTGATGTGTGTCATCTACCGCGCGCCCGACGGCAAGGAAACCTACGCGTTACGGGCGTTCAACATGCGGCTGTGGGAAATCTCGGAGCGCGACGCCGAAGAGATCGATGAACTGATCAAAGAAGGCAAGCTGCCCGAAAGGAAGCCAGCCGGCGAATTGTTGCTGCACGTCGACGAAGCCACCGGCCGATACGTGCCCGAAGCCAACGCCGCCTTCCTGTACGCTACGCGTGAAGGGGGCACCGGCGTGATCCACATTACCGACCGCATCACCGAGAAACGCGACATCACAGGCATGGTATTCGCGCCGAAAGGAGTGGGCTTTCACAAGGGCGTGAAATTCAACCAGCGGGACATCATTCCGTAGCGCTGCACCGAAATCCGGGGCGGCCGCTCGTCAAACACTGTCAAACCAGGGCGCAGGCAGGCCGGAAAAGCGTTGACCGGCGGCTCTCTCTCCACCACAATGATGCTGCCGAGGCCAAGAGCCCTGGCGCCTGCCCGAGCGACCAACCCGCGTCGACCCGCCTGCACGACCCGCCCTTGTGCATCCACCCGAACCCAGCAAGGAACGGTGCGATGAATCTTCCCTGCCTTGGCCCGCTACGCCGCCGCGAATTCCTGCGCGCGGGCACGCTGGCGCTGGGCGGAATTGGGCTGGAACAGGTTATGGCCGCGCGGGCCCGCGCGGGGCAACCGACCAAAGGCACCTCGGTGATTCTGTTCTGGATGTGGGGTGGCCCGAGCCACCTGGAGACGTACGATCTGAAGCCGCTCGCGCCGAGTGAGTATCGCGGCCCGTTCCGGCCCATCCCGACCGACGTGCCGGGCTTGGATATTTGCGAGCTATTCCCAAGGCAGGCGCGGCTCGGCTCGCGGATCTCGCTCATTCGCTCGCTGCACCACGAGATGTCGGCGCACAACGACGGATCGATCGAGCTCTTGACTGGCAAGACGCCGGATCGACCCGATCCCACGTCGACCGCGCGCAGCGAGCATCCCGATTTCGGCATGGTGGCCAGCAAGCTGCGTGGCGCGCGCCCGGACGGGCTGCCGAACTATGTTGGCATCCCGCGGCAGCCGTTCATGACGCGCCCGGTTTATCTGGGGCTGGCCCATTCGGCCGTGGCCGCAGGCGACCCGTCGAACAAAGCCTATCGTCCGCCCAACCTGTCGCTGGCCGCGGGCGTGAACGCCAGCCGATTGGAAGACCGGCGCGGCCTGCTGCCGCAGTTCGACCGGCTGCGCCGCGATCTGGATCTGGCGGGCTCGCTCGACGGCGTCGAGCAATTTCGTGGTCAAGCGCTTACGATGCTCACCAACCCAAGCGTGGCTGACGCATTCGACGTGAGCCGCGAGACCGACCAGACCCGCGATCGTTACGGCCGGCATCTGTGGGGCCAGAGCTGCTTGCTCGCGCGGCGCCTGGCCGAGGCGGGCGTGGCCGTGATTACGATCGACGCGCTCGCCCCCACGCTCAGCGATCGGTACTTCAGTTGGGACGACCATATCAACCCGATCACGCGCTGGGATATGGCCGACGCCATGCGCTACCGCGCGCCGTTCATGGATCAGGGGATCGCGGCCCTGATCGAGGACATCTACGACCGCGGGCTGTCGGAGCGCGTCATGGTCGTCGCCGCCGGCGAATTCGGCCGCACTCCGCGACTGGTGAATCACGACGGTTTGATCGGCCGCGATCACTGGCCCGGGGCGCAGTCGGCGCTCGTCTCGGGCGGGAACCTGCGCATGGGGCAGGTCGTCGGCGCGACGAATTCCAAGGGAGAATACCCGGCCGATCGGGCCCTTACGCCGCAAGACTTGCTGGCGACCATCTATCATCACTTGGGCATCGACTATCGACAGTCGTTCGTCGATCTGTCCGGGCGCCCGACGAGCATCCTCGCCACGGGCGAGCCGATCCGCGAGCTGGTGTAAGGGCGGCCCTCGACGCACGCAAGGCTCTCGTGCATGCGCGCAGGTGAAGTTGCACGCCGTCTTGCTTACGGAAGCGTGAAAACCGCTAGCACCGTTCAAGTTTGCGAGCGCCGCGGATCGAACTAAGAGAAGCGAGCCGCACGCGTCGCACGGCGTGCTATCAAGGATGATCTCGCAGGAAAGGATGCTCTATGCACAGGCGGCATTGGCTCTTGGCCAGCATGACCATGGCCAGCGAAATCGCACTGTACGGCTGCCGCGGATCGCAATTCGCCAAAATCCTGCATCCCGGCGACAAGGAAATGGTCGGCAGCCATCAGGCCGGACAGGAAACGTTCAAGCCGCTGGTCGAAGAATCGGTTGCCAGCTTGCTGGCGCGGCACTGCACGCCGCCGCCTACCGTGCAACAGGTGAGCATGAACGGCCAGGAACAATTGCCTCCGCCCCCCATGCGCATTTGCTTTGTCGCCGTCGAAAATAAAAGCGCCGAGGAGATCGGCGACTTCAAGGATCAGATCTACCAGATCATCGATACGCACATCATCGAATCGCGCGCGTTTCAGCCGGTCAACAAGCGGTTCGTCGACGCCGGGCTGGAGCAGACGCGTTTGCGCCCCGATCAGCTCTTCGTGCCGCAGAACATGCGCGCCTTTACGATGGCCATGGAGCAGGCCGGCCAGCCGTTCGATTTCCTGCTGTACGCCACGCTGACCTCGGGCACGACGCGCGAGAACCAGAACTACCAGCGCGATTATCTGCTGACGATGGAAATGATCAACGTTCGCACGGGCGACTACGACAAACAATCAGCAACGTTGACCAAGGGTTATTACCAGACGCGGCTGGGCAGACTGCTGAAATAGGCCCATCAACCGGCGCGCCCCCTTTCGCACCGCTAATGGCTCGAGCCATGTGCCGCTCTATACCTCGCTGTGCCTGCGCGCTGGTCCTTTTGATCTTGGGCGGCTGCGCCACGCACGCGCATCAATTGACCAAGGTGCGCGAGCTGTATTGCGCTGGCGAGCTGGCCGAAGCCACGTCCTCGGTCGACAAGGCGCTCAAGCGTCCGCACAACGACGGCGACGTGCTGCGGCTCGAGCACGCGATGCTCGATTTGTGCGAAGGGCGCACGCGCGAGGCCGAGCAGACGTTGCGGCAGGTGCGCGACCGCTTCGACACCTTGGAACAGGCCAGCCTCGGTCGCTCGGCCCTCTCGATGCTGACCGACGACAACATGCGCGACTATCCTGGCGAAGATTACGAACGGGTCCTGGTGCGCGCCTTCTTGGCCCTGTCGAACTTGATGAACGGCGGCGAGGACGCGCAAGCCTACAGCCTGCAAATCACGGACAAGCAGCAGCAGATCATCGACGCCGCGAAGGACCGCAACGACGAGGAGTCGAAGCTCGCTTATAAGCAGGTGGCCTTAGGACCGTACCTGCGCGGCATGCTGCGCGAGGAAACCCATTCGAACTACGACGACGTCCAGCGCGCGAGTGCCACGGTCGTCAGTTGGCAGCCCAACTTCGTCTATGGCCTGCAAGACCTGGAGCGGGCTCGGCACGGACATCATTCGGCGCCTGGTAACGGCGTGCTCTATGTGTTCGCGCTCACGGGGCTTGGCCCTTACAAAGAAGAAACGATGGAGTTGCCGAGCACCGTGGCGCTATTGATCGCCGACCAGATCTTGAGCGCCACGAACAAATACACGCTGCCGCCGACCATCGCGCCGATCAAGGTGCCGAAGGTCGTGGTGCCCACGAACCAGATCGATCGGGTGCGGGTTTTTGTCGATCGGCAGCCTGTCGGCGAGACGGCCACGATCACGAACATCGGGGAAATGGCGCGCGAGCAATACGAGGCGGTCTACCCGCACGTCATCGCGCGAGCCGTGGTCCGACGCGTGGTGAAGAAGGGCGTGATCTACGGCACCAAGACGGCCATGAACATCGACCGCAATTCGCTGTGGGACATCGGGCTGGACGTCGTGGGCGTGGCTTGGGAAGCGACGGAAGCCGCCGACACGCGCTGCTGGGGATTATTGCCGGAGAAGATCCAGGTGCTGCGCGTCGAGTTGCCGCAGGGAGAACACGAAATCGCGCTGCAAGGCGTCGGCTCGACATTGCCTGGCACGCCGCGCGCCGAGCGCGTGACGATCACCAACGGCCGCAACACGTACATGCTGGCCAACTTCCCCGACATGGACCCGATCGGCAAAATCCTGGTCAATCAGCGGCGCTAGACCGGATTCTGTCATTTACTCGATCCGCGCGCGACCGAAAACGTTCCCCTACCTGTCAGGAAGGGGCCAGGAGGGTTCCCCGCTCCATGTGGTCAGAATTCGTCGCGACCCGTGCGACTCAGAATGGGCGCACGGCGACACACGACTTGCGAGCCGTTGGGCCGCGAGGGGTTCACCCCTCACCCTGCCCTCTCCCACCCTCTCCCTGAGGGGAGAGGGGTTGCGAGTCATCAACGACGAGTAAGACGGTGAGGCCTTACTTCGGCATCGGCAGGACGATCAGTGCGTTCTCGGGGAATGTGACGTCGCCTGCGCGGCCGTTCATCTGGTACTGCACCTTGAGAATCTTTGCCGTGCCGGGCACCGGGTCACCGCCGAAGCTGTCGTTGTAGCTGGCCGCCGGCAACATCAGCAGCGGCAAGCCGTCGACGCATTTCTTCAATGTCTCGGTGACGTCCTTCGTCTTACCCGCGGCGCCGTACTCAGCCTTGACGATTTCGAGCTTCACCGGATCGATGCCGGCCTTGGCGAGAATATCGCGCGCCTTGGCCGGGTCGCCGCCGAGCTTCTTCATCATCACGAGCATCGTACGGGCAGCGTCCGCCCCCAATGCCGGCGTCTGCGCCGCCTGAGCCGCGACCTTGAGAGTCTCGGGATTGGGATAACGCTCGAGGACCGCCAAAACCAGCTTCTGCTCGTCGGGACGGGTTGCCATGGCGAGAGCGCTACGGCACATTTCGGCCCGCTGTGGATCGGGCATGGCAAATTGCCGGGCCAGGCGAATGTAGCCGCGCACCGCGCGGACGCGGTACTTGTCGCCCGGCGCGTTCTTGGCCAGGTCCGCGAGCACTGGCGCCGCGTCGACGCCCATCCATTCGCCGAGCACGCGGCTGCCGGCATCCTGGATCTGGTCGTCGCTCTGCTTCATGGTCGTATGGATGGTCTCGAGCGCCTTCGGCCCGCCCATCGTGCCGAGAACCTCCAGCAGGTTGGCTTGCGTGGCGACGGCGGCCTTGGGCATGGCCGCGGCCAATTGCGCCGCACACGCTTCCCGGTCCGGCATGCGCAGGCAAGCTGTGCGGAGCGCACGCTGGGCGACCTGCACATCGCAGTTCTTCGGCTCGTTCACCCGCGCGATCAGGACCGACAACTCCTGCGGGCCGACCGTGGCGCCGAGTGCCGCAAGCGCGGCATTACGCACCTGGGCATCGGAATTGTCGAGCGCCTTGATCAAAGCCGGAGTGGCGCTAATGCGCCGCTCGCCAACGATATCAGCTAAGATCGCCAGCGATTTCCCTTCGGCCGAGGGAAGACGGGCCGCGATGTCGGCATCGACCTTCTTGTCTTGAAGAGCCGCCACGGCTGCCTTGGCTGCTTGCGCGACGTCGGCATCATCCTCGGCCGCGATCGTCAACAGCGGCGAAAGTGTATACGCATCGCCCAAGCGCCCCATCACCCCTAGGGCCGCAACACGGACCTGCTTGTCGCCACTCTGGGCGGCCTTCAAGACGGCCGGCAGAACCGCCGCGTCACCGCGATCGGCCAACGCCACCAGCACGAGCGCTGCGCGATCGGGCGTGGTTCGCGATACCTCAGCGGCCAGAGCTTCGCCGACGGCCGCACCCGATAACTCGCGTGCCGCCGCCAGGGCGACGTTCATCATGGCTTTATCGGTTGAGCCCAACTGTTCGAGCAAGAGCGGAATGCCCTCGGCCTTGCGGGCGACGATCGCGCCGCGCGTGGCTTCGAGCTTGCGCGGCTTGGGGACGTCGGCCTTGCGGACTTCGTCGTAAATCTCCGCGGCCTCTTTCCCGCGGCCGTCGCGGTCCAAACGCTCGGCACACAGAATACAGCCTTCGGCCACGGCACTACGTACCGGAGCAGGCCCCGCGCTGAGCGCCTGCCGCAGCGATTTCGTCGCGGCGTCATTGGCGATGTGCCCCAGCGCCACGGCGGCCGCCGCGGCCACTTCGTTATCTTTATCCTTCAGCCGTCCGGCCAAACGGTCGACCGCTTTGGCATCGGCGCGGACACCGATCGAATTGATCGTGCCCACGAGCAGCTTGCCGGAGAGTTTGTCGGTCGCGCCCAGTAGGGCGGCATCGGCCGAGGGATCGGGAATTGCTTCCAGCGCGATACGCGCCCAGGAGGCCAACTGCTCGTCGGCCAATAGCTTAGCCAACTCGGGCACGCACTCTTTGCTGCCGACGGTGGTCAAGGCTTTGCAGGCAAGCGCCTTGTCGGCCGGTGCGCCCGAGCGGAGCACCGCGATCAACTCGGATTCGCTTTTTTGACCTTCAGCGGCATGAGCGGTCGCGCCCCAAAGCGCCGCGAGCGCGACGAGCCAGGCGGCGCTGCGCTTCAGATATCGATTCTTATCCATGATCGTCATCCTGATATTTTGTGAGCGTGTGTGCTTGAGAAATCTTGCGATGGCGAAAAATGCAGTGACCACGCGGCGCGATTCGATTTACAGCCGCCACGGTTCACGCAGAGCCTCGGAGCGGAGCCGATTGGCCTGCTCGTCGCCGAGGAACTCATTTTTCTGCTGATCGAACGTCACCTTGCGATCGAGCGCCAGGGCGATGTTCGCCGCGTGACAAGCAATGTGTGCCTTGCACGCCGCGTCGGCGTTCCCCTTCGGCAGGCTGCGGGTCTTGACGCAATCGAGGAAGTCGCGCACGTGGAAGGTGGCCGGATAGCCGTCGATTTCCTCGACCTTGCGGCCGCCCAGCAAGGCGGGCGAGCTGAGAACCATCTTGCCGCTGTCGCCCGTTTCGACCCAGCCGGTCTCGCCTTCGAAACGCACGGGGCACGAGCCGAGCGGGATCCAGCCGGTTTCGCGGAAGATCAATTCCACGCCGTCGTCATAGCGGCAGACAATCTGGCCATCCTTCGGCGGGTTGTACTCGACGGGCACGTGCTTGTCGTCCACGGCCCATTGGCACAGGTCGACGCAGTGCGAACCCCATTCCAACACGCCGCCGCCGACAAGGCCGCCCCCTTTTTCGAAATTGAAACCGTCGAGTAGCTTCTCGTTGAAGGGGCGCCAGGCCGCGGGGCCCAGGTACATGTTCCAATCGACGACTTCCACGTCGGGATCTTTCTCGGCCGGCAGCCAACCGCTGACCATGGCTTTCATCCCTGCCGGGTGGGCGTAGACCTTTTTGAGCTTGCCGAGCTTGCCGGTGCGAGCCAACTCGCAGGCAAAGGCGAAGTGCGGCAGATTGCGCCGCTGCGTGCCGACCTGGAAGACGCGGCCCGTACGGCGAATGGTGTCTTTGAGGATCAAGCTCTGCGCGATGTTCTTCGTGCAAGGCTTCTCGCAATACATATCCTTGCCGGCGCGGGCGGCGTACATGGCCGCGGTGCAGTGCCAGTTCGGGCCGGTGGCGATCAGCACCGCGTCGATGTCATTGCGATCGAGTAGTTCGCGGAAGTCGCGATACATCGAGCAGTCTTGATTGCCGTTCTTCTCGTCGGCGATCTTCTTTACCGCGGTGCGGCGTGCGGCCTTGATGTCGCAGACGGCCAGAAACTGTACGTCCTTCTGTTCCAGGAAGCAGCCCAGGTCGTAGGTGCCGCGATTGCCGATGCCGATGCCGCCCAAGGTCACCCGCTCGCTGGGGGCGACGGCGCCGTCCCGGCCCAGGGCCGAGCTGGGGATGATCTGCGGGGCCGCGATGGCGGCGGCGCTTACCGAGAGCGCGGTTTTCAAGAAGCTACGGCGGTTCTTAGGGTATGCCTTGTTCGCCACGCGTGTTCTCCTGGTCATGGCAAAGGGTGGGTCGTCGATGCGGCTCGAGCGGTCTCGCTTGCCAGCGATGTCGAGGCGGCTGCCCGTAAACCACCAGCATATCGCGGCGGCGATCACTTCTCCATAAAACTTGGCGGGAAAAAAATCGGGCCGCGAGAAGTCGGCGGGAATGCACGCCAGAAAACAGCCCGGCGACGCGAAAAAATGCCCCGCAGGCATGCTGGGCTCGGGGAAACCGGCTGGCAAGGGAAGCGACCAGAATCACGCACGCCGGCACTTGTAGCAGCCCTGCGTGTGGTCATCGACCATGCCGACGGCCTGCATAAAGGCATACAGGATCGTGCTGCCTACGAAGCTCATCCCGCGTTTCTTCAGGTCCTTGGCCAGCGCATCGGATTCCTCGGTGCGCGCCGGGACCTCTTTCATCGACTTGGGCCGGTTGACGCGCGGCTTGCCACCGACGAAGCGC includes the following:
- a CDS encoding DUF1501 domain-containing protein, with translation MNLPCLGPLRRREFLRAGTLALGGIGLEQVMAARARAGQPTKGTSVILFWMWGGPSHLETYDLKPLAPSEYRGPFRPIPTDVPGLDICELFPRQARLGSRISLIRSLHHEMSAHNDGSIELLTGKTPDRPDPTSTARSEHPDFGMVASKLRGARPDGLPNYVGIPRQPFMTRPVYLGLAHSAVAAGDPSNKAYRPPNLSLAAGVNASRLEDRRGLLPQFDRLRRDLDLAGSLDGVEQFRGQALTMLTNPSVADAFDVSRETDQTRDRYGRHLWGQSCLLARRLAEAGVAVITIDALAPTLSDRYFSWDDHINPITRWDMADAMRYRAPFMDQGIAALIEDIYDRGLSERVMVVAAGEFGRTPRLVNHDGLIGRDHWPGAQSALVSGGNLRMGQVVGATNSKGEYPADRALTPQDLLATIYHHLGIDYRQSFVDLSGRPTSILATGEPIRELV
- a CDS encoding penicillin-binding protein activator LpoB: MHRRHWLLASMTMASEIALYGCRGSQFAKILHPGDKEMVGSHQAGQETFKPLVEESVASLLARHCTPPPTVQQVSMNGQEQLPPPPMRICFVAVENKSAEEIGDFKDQIYQIIDTHIIESRAFQPVNKRFVDAGLEQTRLRPDQLFVPQNMRAFTMAMEQAGQPFDFLLYATLTSGTTRENQNYQRDYLLTMEMINVRTGDYDKQSATLTKGYYQTRLGRLLK
- a CDS encoding HEAT repeat domain-containing protein, yielding MDKNRYLKRSAAWLVALAALWGATAHAAEGQKSESELIAVLRSGAPADKALACKALTTVGSKECVPELAKLLADEQLASWARIALEAIPDPSADAALLGATDKLSGKLLVGTINSIGVRADAKAVDRLAGRLKDKDNEVAAAAAVALGHIANDAATKSLRQALSAGPAPVRSAVAEGCILCAERLDRDGRGKEAAEIYDEVRKADVPKPRKLEATRGAIVARKAEGIPLLLEQLGSTDKAMMNVALAAARELSGAAVGEALAAEVSRTTPDRAALVLVALADRGDAAVLPAVLKAAQSGDKQVRVAALGVMGRLGDAYTLSPLLTIAAEDDADVAQAAKAAVAALQDKKVDADIAARLPSAEGKSLAILADIVGERRISATPALIKALDNSDAQVRNAALAALGATVGPQELSVLIARVNEPKNCDVQVAQRALRTACLRMPDREACAAQLAAAMPKAAVATQANLLEVLGTMGGPKALETIHTTMKQSDDQIQDAGSRVLGEWMGVDAAPVLADLAKNAPGDKYRVRAVRGYIRLARQFAMPDPQRAEMCRSALAMATRPDEQKLVLAVLERYPNPETLKVAAQAAQTPALGADAARTMLVMMKKLGGDPAKARDILAKAGIDPVKLEIVKAEYGAAGKTKDVTETLKKCVDGLPLLMLPAASYNDSFGGDPVPGTAKILKVQYQMNGRAGDVTFPENALIVLPMPK
- a CDS encoding Gfo/Idh/MocA family oxidoreductase, whose protein sequence is MPAGHFFASPGCFLACIPADFSRPDFFPAKFYGEVIAAAICWWFTGSRLDIAGKRDRSSRIDDPPFAMTRRTRVANKAYPKNRRSFLKTALSVSAAAIAAPQIIPSSALGRDGAVAPSERVTLGGIGIGNRGTYDLGCFLEQKDVQFLAVCDIKAARRTAVKKIADEKNGNQDCSMYRDFRELLDRNDIDAVLIATGPNWHCTAAMYAARAGKDMYCEKPCTKNIAQSLILKDTIRRTGRVFQVGTQRRNLPHFAFACELARTGKLGKLKKVYAHPAGMKAMVSGWLPAEKDPDVEVVDWNMYLGPAAWRPFNEKLLDGFNFEKGGGLVGGGVLEWGSHCVDLCQWAVDDKHVPVEYNPPKDGQIVCRYDDGVELIFRETGWIPLGSCPVRFEGETGWVETGDSGKMVLSSPALLGGRKVEEIDGYPATFHVRDFLDCVKTRSLPKGNADAACKAHIACHAANIALALDRKVTFDQQKNEFLGDEQANRLRSEALREPWRL